The sequence agaaaaaaacgtaaaaaaatacccagtttacaaaagaaaaacaattatttttcatcagcaCAATGTACATTTTGACAATAGCTAAAATCCaggaattaaagttcgaattttttGGAGCATTCACCATTTGCttccagatttaaaaaaattcatacatggcaggcgtttttcatcaaatgatgaggtcataacagctgtggaagcgtattttgtagCTCTTCcaaattctcacttcagggatggaattcataaattggaatctcgttggaacaagtgaattgatgttcagggagactatactgaataataaagtgtattcaAAACcatcttatcgaaccgcaaaacttattgaacaacctagtatataaaaaaatagatatataaatattggCAAAGCAACTCAGTCATCAAGTAATGACGGCTTGCTTAAGGTTGGGGAGTTTCTGCCACTAGTATGTGATAGATGAAGAAAGCCAATAAAAAAGTCTTTACGAAAATTTGCTAGTAGTGTGAAATCGTAGTAGGTGAAATCGATTTACGGAAGGATAAGGTCATTTTCCATCAAAACCATTGATGAGTCAATCATCATATCAGTTCAAAAATAACGCAGGAACCGAATTTGAGTGAATGCAATTACTTACAGTACaacaactactactactactactactactaccatataaaaaggtatgtttttattcatgttagggggcgtccataaattacgtgagatgtttaaggggggggagggggtcgagtcaaatctcatctaatcttacgttggagagagggggggtctcggcaaatatcacgcaattttttttctgattgaaacaaaaaaattgtacatgcttaagatttaatctcaagcgtaatcgtagtatgattaagatcattcactaattcgtccgaaagaaaataatttcattcatacttcgacgttatacattactactgtcaaaccaacttatttgttttataccaaatagctcaatttaatctgaatttgcggtacagtgtagcccgtcggttgttttcgcgccactatgagccgaacgccctatcactcaggttgacgtttgacaattccggactttaaagaacatgacggaaaatcatttgctccatttctaatacacgtaccgattcaaccgctgaatgccttcatcagcacgcctattgatctctattgccccagtatacgtgatgatttagagaaaatatgctgcagtacatgcggtatttacttcgcatctatcacaagagctgcagagcacaggagagcagctcacattgcaccagctaagcaagcgcgtatgttccgcaaagtgcgaccctcacggattgtcacaagacgagctaatgagttactgtgcgcaagcgtcaacggcttagagtggctagattagtacgaagttgaaggagcacatgattttactgaaaatcatatggacatgttggtcccaatagtctctcttgaaaccgcgcatgattctccatggactgaattagagtagatattctttttttaatcgcagtagttacgatttaagtcttctattgttaaatttttattacacttataactctcagcaatattgattactagtcttaactagtcgtaaataaaagcacgaagcaaattttttttctttttacaataacaattcaacgcgtttacataagaaacccacattttgaaaaatctcacgtgagattgggggatgggggagggggttgaataaaatctcacgacatctcaccagggggggagggaggttcagaaaattgaaaaaaacacctcacgtaatttatggacgcccccttattaTGATATTTCgtaataaaatgttttgaacCGATCAATAAAATATCTTTCTTGTATATATCTTTTGAAACACCATGAGCACCattcaaattttgatatttttgtacaatttgaGACTGGTTTGAGACTATTTCTAATTAAACATGTTTATTTCAGCAATCTTGTTTCCCTCTTTCAGATCAGTGCTTCTATTCACGGATCCCTTTTACCATGCGCATCCGCAGTTGACATTTGAACGATGTCATATTCAAcacaaaatggaattaaaaaaaaaacttaatacctCACAGaaacagcttgttttattccatccTCCCTCAACTTCagccttattggaaaacccatatatgtatgtccatatataccaattttcgTGTTCACCTTTGCtccatatgtaaaaaaataggaCCGTATGTAATGTTtctattgaattatttttatccCCTAAATTCTCTAAATAATCGAAAAACTATCTAACCAATATTCATCTAAGTCATGGACCTTTATTAGTTTCGCCTTTAACTGGCCTTCATTTGAAATcactttttgtgattttatggATAATATGGACAGAAAAAGTATGACAATAAGCAATATTCTCTTagcatgaaaaaataataataattattcacAGAAATTTCATATAACTGCAGTAGTGCTTCGTAAATTGTCAATTATTTAGTTCTCTTGAAAATAATGACCTTCTTAAAAAAGTGAAAGTTCATCTgcttataataattattttctgttttgttattattattatttaaacatGTACAGTCTCTCCCGGATATAAGCACCCCATTTATGAGCATAACCCATAAATGTATTCTCATTATACCATAAGCCGTCTTTACGTAAATATTGACATACGCCCAGCGAAAATGTATTTCAAGAGAATAGAACAAGCAGAATTCAACACTTCcacaaattgtatttttaatattataaaaaatttatatattaaatatttcctgcattttttatttattttttgtttttgaaagtttCCGCTCAACTACATATTTGGATGACCTTTGGCATACAGATACAAAATTAGCTGAACAAAGCTTTTTGTAAAGGGTAACACACTCACCTGGTGCGAGTTTGAcagtttgaaaaaagaaaagactaCCCTATGAATATGCTGAGAGCACTGGCACAGGGCGCAACTGCGACATTATTGCGAGAAAAAAAACACCACTATTTTTTTGTATCAATGAGTTGTGTAACGGAATGTGTGTACGAGGTTCAATCCAGGTTACCAGTCCAGAGCAGTAAGGAAGCTCAATTGGGAGTAGCTTCGGCTACGAAGCCTGACCAGAGGCTTACTACTGGAACCGCGGAAAAAGGATATCTTGCAATTCACTCCAAGCAGTTCGTAGCAACGGCCCCGGGGGGCTTTATTTACATCCACAAAACCAAAGTAGGGTAGATGTACAGAGCAGCCACACGACATACACATGCGCTGCCTGGCTTAAGGCTTCCTAGGCCTTTTAGGATTGTAGGTGGAAATTATGTCTCTTGGCAGGTTTTGATTTCCCCAGTGTGCAATTATTAATGCATTGATTTGATTCGCAGTGCTTTTGAGCATCGTACAGGCCTCCAAGTAAGCACACCGGACGCTGTCCTTTCAGTAAAATTACCTTAACTTTTATTGGGAATGCTTTTGCTGCTGCAAGAAACCCATTTTATAAGCGCCGTTCTTACGAGAATCAgggtattaaaaaataaaataacatcaaTTTGGTTACAAACTACTGACATCCTCGGTCTATTAAGCAAAATTGgtcaattttgaaaacaaattaataacaaaactaCATGCAGCAGAACTTTGCAAAGACGATGAGAATGGCCAAAATGAAATTtcagaagtttgaagaataaaaattgtgacattTTAACCTTTCTATTCCTATAAGTAACAAGTAAGCTTTATTAATACACTACATAGTTGGTAAGATTCACAATATTCTGAAAAATGTACATCATAAATGCCTACCAATTAACACAGCAGACTAAGTTGAACATtattatactaggttgttcaataagttttgcgataAGAGAGGGTACtagccaaaattttttttcatatcaacGTTTATCACATTTCAATCTGCCAATTCATTCATTGTTTACAACCCATTTAGTGGTAGAAAAAGCATCTCAttggcagtgtaagcaatattttgactgaagtattgggtttcagaaagctgtaaACAGAATGGGTGccgccgcattcgctaacaatggatcaaaaacacattcgaatgcgactttctcagtaacatttagagcgttttcgaaacgATAAAGTGGGTATTTGcgcatcgattcatcactatggatgaaacttgggtctatcaccataatcctaaatcaaaacaatagaCTAAAGAGTGGTCTGAAaatggttcttcggctccgaaaagAGTTCGTTtgccagaaatcggccaagaaggtgttaatATCAGTTTTTTGGGGTGCgaaagcaattttgtttgtggatcaCTTGCGAACTgggaaacaataaattctgaatattattgtaacattTTAGACCAACTGAgggaaaaaattcttgaaaaaagacttttgcaaagaaaataaaatatttttcatcagaacAATGCACAGTGTAACAAGAGCATTTCGACAATGGCTATTTTCCATCAGAACAATGCACAGTGTAACAAGAGCATTtcgacaatggctaaaatccatgaattaaagttcgaatttttGGAGCATCCTCCACATTTGGCATCTAGCGACTTCCTTCTGTTTCCACACTTAAAAAAGTGCAtgcatggaaagcgtttttcatcaaatgatttggtcataacagctgtggaaacgTATTTTGCAGCTCTTCCAGATCCTCACGTCAGGGAGACTATACCAAATAATGAGGTGAATTTCACACAATAAACTTATGCATTTCTTattgaaccgcaaaacttattgaacagccTAGTACTTCAACCTTGATAAAGGTTGAATCACTCGTAAACAACGCAGCGCGGTTCGTATGTGAGAAAGTATGGCCATATCTCGTACTTCTAGAAACAGATTTTTAGCAGTGACCTAAACTTGTACTTCAAACTGCGTACTCTTGGATTTGTGTATAAGCTAGTGTATTCCCAAAAACCATCTTACctttataaatacaataaactaagtatattaaactaaaattctTTGTTGTCACCTGAAATTAAACACATAAATGACAGTCTTTAATTAACTTTAACTTCTCTTAGGCTTTCAATGAGTCTCTTTCAATGAGATATTCTATTTCGGACTCGGATTTCTCTAGATTATCGGATTATTCTAGATTATCGgatattttaaggaaaattagtTTATAAGTTACTGTGCTGAGTTTGATTCTTATAAATATAAGATGTACTGTTAAAAGACTCAGCCCTACTATGTAGAAAAATTAcataacaaataaattcaaattgaattgaattgattaCAAGCcaataaaattatacatatatgaaaaaaatatagtcatacatatattcttttcacaatttttaatatataacgtCTCATAAATTATCGTACGAACTTCTAAAGGCGAGCAACACATTCATGTTTCAATAGAAAGGATATTAAGTCTATCTGAACTATCCTTAGAGCAGCTCTTCATAATGTTAATCAAGGTGTTTAGCTATAAAAGGTATTGCTAAATATTGCTGCATATCGCGCGTTTGCCGGAGAAGAACCTCATACGTCAACTAAAAACATTGAGATGCCtggctttgaaattttcaatatacTATGCCTCCTtaagtagaaataaaaactaattttcttctaataaaatagttttagtgGATACTGCTTCTACACAgcctaaaagaaaaactgaggataatttctgcaaatttacattttttttaggttatGTTACTCTTCCAGCAAACGAGCAATTTGTGACAGTTTCCTACACACAATAAATCCGTTTGAATATTTCCCTTACCTCTTACAAGTAAATTTAGATCTAAACACATTTGTTTTTTAGCTTATGTATGAAGCTTTTTTACTGTCATTTATAAACACCGGTGCTTCTATGCGGAAGATAGTGTAGAAGGGTAAGCGGtcgtttttgtgttattttaaaagattttggTCTAGAGAGTCCTCCTCAGTGGCCGCTTAAGCCACTTCAAATGATAATAACGGATTGAGAAGTTCAATATAAGACAcaaataaatccattttttttgtaactctaatatttcagaaatcaaatcaaagtgGAAATCATCAGTAGCCCTACAGTCATGGGCCAGCTAACAGAATCCAGGCTAAATGCCACACAGACAAGACAAGATTACAAATGCGTGCACTGTACATCCAAGTATACGCATGACTGCAGCACGAGGTGCGCATTTGTTAAACTAGAAATTCTCATGTGAAACTAATCTGCCTTTAATAAATTTAACTCTTTCGGATCTCACATCTCTTTTATATTAGCatattataagaaatataaattaaataaccaagactctttataaattttgtacatacCCTTCAACCCATGAGGAGTTGGAGTTATCCGTTCCTGTAGCATCGGCTCCACTGCCTGCACTTTGTTTCCTTTTGTCCTCGGGGCCAGTATTACCATTGCCGCCACCGTGTCGGAATAAATTTTGCCCTCCGCTATCTCTATCTCccatattgttattatttctgCCAAAATTACGTCGATCATCGTTGGGTCCGTTTCTACCAAAATTTGGACCATTACCGCCACCAGCCATGTTTGGCCCATTGCCTCCTCTAAAGTTTGGTCCGTCTCCTCGGAAATTCGGTCCGTCACCACCGCCGAAATTTGAACCGTTTGGACCAAACCTGTTGAAATTTGGTCCGTTTCTGTTGAAATTTGGTCCATTTCTGTTGAAATTTGGTCCATTCGGACCATTTCCCCCATTCGGCCCATTAAAGCCGAAATTAGGCTCATTACCTCCAAAATTAGGATCATAACCGCGAAAGTTCGGACCGTTCCCTCCGAAATTCTGGCGATTTGGCCCATTATCTCCAAAATTGCGACCGTTCCCTCCGAAATTCATTCGATTTTGCCCATTATCTCCGAAATTGGGACCGTTCCCTCCGAAATTTATTCGATTAGGCCCATTGTCATTACCTCCATAGTTTGGCCCATTTCCTCCAAAGTTGGGACCGCATCCTCCAAAGTTGGGACCAATCCCTCCAAAGTTTGGACCAATTCCTCCAAAGTTAGGGCCATTTCCACCAAAGTTGTTCGGACCATTCCCTCCAAAACTAGACCGCTGCCCATCGGAGTTAGACTTTTGTTGCTGTAATTGTTCAAGTAACATGGGCAATTGTTGAAGAAACTTTGGAGGCGGCGCACAACTTGGATCTGCACTTTCTCTACCCTGAGCTTTAGCTAATGCCTGTGAAATTTTCTGCATAAAAGCGGGATCTCTAAGAGCATCACCCAAATTAGGAATGGCGTTGGAAATATTCGGATGTATTAATTGTTGTCCTGATGGGTTTTCTTTCTGCATATTTTCTTCGCCATTGTCGTTATCATTGTCATCATTCTCATCTTCGTCATTGTCCCCAATAGGTGATCGTATTGGGAAGTCAGCTGGCTTCTCTATTACAACATCAAATAATGAAGGTATTTTGTTGCACGGATTTTGTACTTCTTTCTTCTTCTCTTTTGGAGCctcattcaattcaatttcaacACTCTCATCCGCCGTATTCGAAGGTGGTTTATCTACGGAACCAATGTCGCTTTTACCAGAACCTTCAACCAAATCTAGACCTGGTATTCCCTCAGTTTTGCCAAAAATACTACACATGGGACCAGGAACTTCGGCGGCCGTGTTATCGTCCTCATCAACAAGGGAAATTACTTCAGAGGGAGCAGTGTCTTGTAGTTTAGGCTTTTTTTCACTTTCGGTAGGAGCACTAAAACGACTTTTTCGCTTGCCTATGCTGCTAACAGAGCTATTCGTTTTTTTCTCAGCAATTGGCAAATCGTTGTTTTTAGAGCTTGCATTACCTATTTCTGGGCAATCAACTTTTGCTGGCACTTCTTTTACATCTTCCTGTACGTCGTCTAACTGTTTCTGCTCCTCTTCCTTCTCATCAACTCTTTCTTCAACAGCATTAATCTCTGCGGCCATAATTGTTGTTCTTTCCTCTTTTGTCAAAGCCTGATTTGAACCCTCATCTTCCCCAACATGTTCACTACGAACATCTTCTTCTTCGTCATCTGggtctttttttgtttcaataggAGGATTATTATCCATCCTTTCATCCTTATCACAAGATTCACTATCATCTGGTTCAGCTTCGTTACCCATTTGCTGCAATTTTCTTTGTCGCATTTGTTCACGACGTTCCATTATTCGTTGACGTTGTTTTTCAAATTCTTGTTCATAGCGCCTGTACATCTCACGATCTGGGTGATTAGCGTTTGCACGCTTCCATTGTTGAAATTGTTCTTCCCAACGTTGAAACTGAAGATCGAAACTCTTTTCATCCAAATCAGGTCGTTGTGCTTTGTTTCCGTTGTCTGTTTCTAATCGGCTTTGACCTTGATTTTGTATTTCCGGTTCGCGATTGCCTTGATTTACACTGCCTCTTTGAAGTTCTTCGCGATCCTCTTGACGTCCTACGCTACTTGTTGGTAAAGAGTCACGAACTCGTTCGTTCGAGTTTGATCTtctatcaaaattattattattaaaattgcgCTCATTTGAATTTGATCTTTCTTTCATATTATTTGGCCCCAAGTTTCGTTCGTTCGAATCGGATCTGcgattaaaattatttggaccAAAATTACGCTCGTTAGAACCAAACCTCGGATTAAAGTTGTCATTGCGATCGAGGTTTCGTCCATTTCCACGATTTGCTTGATTGAAATTATTAGGTCCAAAATTATCCCCATCGCCTCCTGGTACAAAGTTTCGGTCATTCGAGTGAGATCTGGAATTAAAGGGATTAAACGAACTATTTTTACCACTGCCTTCTGGGCCTGTGTTTAAACTGTTTCCTGGACTGAAATTGGGGTCATTGTTGTCCGACCATCTGTTAAAATTATTTCTGTTACCGAAATTAGGATTATTTGAACCGCGTCTATCATTGGAATCTTTATTTTCGGCAAAATTGTCTCTAGAATCATCATTGAAAGGATTATTTGGGCCcatatttctttcattatttccaAATTGTTGATTCGAATTGTTATTTGGTCCATAACCGCGGCCATTTCCTCCCGGCCTTTGGTTAAAATTTCCCCCAAAGTTCCGATCATTTTGACCAAATCTCTGATGAAAATTGTTGTTCGGCCCATGCATAAAGTTATTTCCACCGAAATTTCTACCACTTTCGCCTGGTCCTGGGTTGAAATTGTTGCTCCCGGGATCCCTGTTGTTATTACCCCACTGTCCACTATTATTACCCCAGCGATTTCCTCCACTTTGATCATTAGGGCCAGAAAAGTTCCTCTGGTCGATGAAGTTTCCCACATTTCTACGAtcattttcgaaattattttgtGAATCAAAAGGGCTATTATTCCAGGCGTTATTCATACCACCTTGATTgcgattattattattccatTGATTACCCATCCCAGGAGGTCCTTGGCGAGTTTGGGGAAAGTTTTCATTGCGATGTTCTCCCGTGTCAGAATTTTCGCAACCCCATCGATTATttgaatttcctttgctttcaaAACCGTCTCGGCTTTTTCGGTTGCCCTCGAATGCAGTATTCATGTCCCCATCATTCGACACGTCATTGTAATCATTTGCATCCCCTCCATCGTCTTTTCGCGAAGGCCAATTGTTAGGGCCCATTTCATTTGGACCGGATTGATTTCCGGCTCTATTATTACTAAAATTcccatcaaatttattttgtttgggaTTCCATTGGCTAGTATTTCCACTAAGATTTTTGTTGACATCATTGTCTTGGTTAAGGGAAGGAGGGGCCCAATTATTTGGATTCGGTCCCGTAGAATCGTTAAAATTACGATCGATATTAGGttgacttttgttgttgttgctggtgtttTGATTGCTACCACTACGATTTTGCTGGTTTGGATTACCGTAAGGAGGTATAGGTTGTTGTTGCACAGGTGGTGGTGCAATCGGCATTGGTTGTGGTTGAGATGGTGGAGGTGCTTGGGGTTGAACCATTGGTGGTGGttgctgaaaatttggaatttgacCAAAATTCGGAGGTTGTTGTGCAAAAGTAGGGGGTGGTTGATTGTAATTAAATGGCTGCGGTTGTTGCGACTGCGAATAAGATTGTTGCCATTGTGGGTAACCCATATTTGGAAACGGTCCACCAAGGGGCGGTTGATGCATATTAGGAGGAGCTTGATTGACAGGAATAGTTTGAGGTTGTGGCTGAACAAGTGCCTGTGGCTGAAGCTGTGGAGGTGGCGGTTGTGTATATAACTGAGGCGTACCAGTAAATTTTGCAGTTACTTGTTGTGAATCAGGtggcggcggtggtggtggttgttgctgttgcggTTGAGTTGGAGTTTGTATTTGTGGCTGCGGTGGAGCCTGCTGAtagtaattattt comes from Anastrepha ludens isolate Willacy chromosome 3, idAnaLude1.1, whole genome shotgun sequence and encodes:
- the LOC128856920 gene encoding putative uncharacterized protein DDB_G0282133, with product MWNQWAGVAAATPMPPIPAPQCPPPQPPPPTAAPPPPSTAPPPAPAEPSTGNTAAPIIGPMLPSTSTATTPSAPPASSGPYGQYTEAQYAALTPEQQYALQQHWQQWQAYQQEYAKWHAQYGEQYKREMAAAAATGQTMNLNNYYQQAPPQPQIQTPTQPQQQQPPPPPPPDSQQVTAKFTGTPQLYTQPPPPQLQPQALVQPQPQTIPVNQAPPNMHQPPLGGPFPNMGYPQWQQSYSQSQQPQPFNYNQPPPTFAQQPPNFGQIPNFQQPPPMVQPQAPPPSQPQPMPIAPPPVQQQPIPPYGNPNQQNRSGSNQNTSNNNKSQPNIDRNFNDSTGPNPNNWAPPSLNQDNDVNKNLSGNTSQWNPKQNKFDGNFSNNRAGNQSGPNEMGPNNWPSRKDDGGDANDYNDVSNDGDMNTAFEGNRKSRDGFESKGNSNNRWGCENSDTGEHRNENFPQTRQGPPGMGNQWNNNNRNQGGMNNAWNNSPFDSQNNFENDRRNVGNFIDQRNFSGPNDQSGGNRWGNNSGQWGNNNRDPGSNNFNPGPGESGRNFGGNNFMHGPNNNFHQRFGQNDRNFGGNFNQRPGGNGRGYGPNNNSNQQFGNNERNMGPNNPFNDDSRDNFAENKDSNDRRGSNNPNFGNRNNFNRWSDNNDPNFSPGNSLNTGPEGSGKNSSFNPFNSRSHSNDRNFVPGGDGDNFGPNNFNQANRGNGRNLDRNDNFNPRFGSNERNFGPNNFNRRSDSNERNLGPNNMKERSNSNERNFNNNNFDRRSNSNERVRDSLPTSSVGRQEDREELQRGSVNQGNREPEIQNQGQSRLETDNGNKAQRPDLDEKSFDLQFQRWEEQFQQWKRANANHPDREMYRRYEQEFEKQRQRIMERREQMRQRKLQQMGNEAEPDDSESCDKDERMDNNPPIETKKDPDDEEEDVRSEHVGEDEGSNQALTKEERTTIMAAEINAVEERVDEKEEEQKQLDDVQEDVKEVPAKVDCPEIGNASSKNNDLPIAEKKTNSSVSSIGKRKSRFSAPTESEKKPKLQDTAPSEVISLVDEDDNTAAEVPGPMCSIFGKTEGIPGLDLVEGSGKSDIGSVDKPPSNTADESVEIELNEAPKEKKKEVQNPCNKIPSLFDVVIEKPADFPIRSPIGDNDEDENDDNDNDNGEENMQKENPSGQQLIHPNISNAIPNLGDALRDPAFMQKISQALAKAQGRESADPSCAPPPKFLQQLPMLLEQLQQQKSNSDGQRSSFGGNGPNNFGGNGPNFGGIGPNFGGIGPNFGGCGPNFGGNGPNYGGNDNGPNRINFGGNGPNFGDNGQNRMNFGGNGRNFGDNGPNRQNFGGNGPNFRGYDPNFGGNEPNFGFNGPNGGNGPNGPNFNRNGPNFNRNGPNFNRFGPNGSNFGGGDGPNFRGDGPNFRGGNGPNMAGGGNGPNFGRNGPNDDRRNFGRNNNNMGDRDSGGQNLFRHGGGNGNTGPEDKRKQSAGSGADATGTDNSNSSWVEGPGNSRDYGDDFFRPVQVIDYQNSTVSRPKVIDYGHKGSSASGSLSNPFNTNAFSFTDEFKPVKTFDYGHLSNPGINRYGNKPSIVNPKKKNKKKKKNFTAQQNRNAPQDDCANGTAAPIPEYQQENTETENKSEDDNSHQTANPTERINSNVSSPKGTNEELEEISDNEDNLENNRDNDSPAPPPPPMLTSNKPFICSVQHNATEPTHSLFPSTAAANENIPNIPSGHVQMSFPSIENKNTITVDEILLNPGRLTRPKKVCVILRGPPGSGKSHVAKLIKEKEIEMGGSNPRVLSIDDYFLIENDYEERCPKTGKKIPKKEVLYEYDADMEETYMQYLIKSFKKTISDNLYDFIIIDCNNNSLRTLNEFYCHSKDSGFMPYIVDLLCDLETCLDRNTHDRSEKDIKAIINTWKPTPFHYIKLDVASLLENLVEMEDAEDMVMDNNSNGDVPDDSNLTQPQADNETEDSNEAADTMASFGFLKSKWENDTSSENLARLDGTNKLMQKRKAATMEDYLQIDDWEPPKTNANGKKRVRWADIEEKRAQEKMRAIGFVVGQTDWKRMMDPNAGNRALNKTKYIERVNKRR